The Paenibacillus sp. FSL R7-0204 genome includes a region encoding these proteins:
- a CDS encoding metallophosphoesterase yields the protein MKKSFGGSPERTVPAAADGPGTGSPPQEGVSGRKMTRRQFLARGAGAVVGAGLLAGGYAWQGEPNWLEVTRRELPLAELPSAFAGTRLVHFSDVHLGFNKDAKDLARLTKHIKEEQPDLICFTGDIVDSYAEDLTDSVPLLAELKAPLGKYAILGNHDYKNTELLTRLLTEAGFRVLRNESYLIKQGGATIAIAGLDDMLHGKPDPEAAVRDIPDGIFTVLLMHEPDYAEVAEAYPFHLQLSGHSHGGQIRLPLLGAPFTPYGSKKYIDGLYHTENKAMPVYVNRGFGETMMPLRFLCRPELTVLTLRRG from the coding sequence ATGAAAAAATCGTTCGGAGGCTCTCCCGAGCGTACGGTTCCTGCGGCTGCGGACGGCCCGGGAACGGGCTCCCCTCCGCAGGAAGGCGTGAGCGGCCGCAAGATGACCCGCCGCCAGTTCCTGGCCCGGGGGGCAGGAGCGGTAGTCGGCGCAGGTCTCCTCGCCGGCGGCTATGCCTGGCAGGGGGAGCCGAACTGGTTAGAGGTGACCCGCCGGGAGCTGCCGCTTGCGGAGCTGCCGTCCGCATTCGCTGGGACCCGGCTGGTCCATTTCAGCGATGTGCATCTGGGCTTCAACAAGGATGCGAAGGATCTGGCCCGGCTGACGAAGCATATCAAGGAAGAGCAGCCGGATCTGATCTGCTTCACCGGGGATATCGTGGACAGCTATGCCGAAGATCTGACTGACTCGGTCCCCCTTCTCGCAGAGCTTAAGGCTCCGCTTGGGAAGTATGCCATCCTCGGGAATCATGATTACAAGAATACGGAGCTGCTGACCCGTCTGCTGACGGAGGCCGGATTCCGCGTCCTGCGGAACGAGTCCTATCTGATCAAGCAAGGCGGAGCGACGATTGCCATAGCAGGACTGGATGATATGCTGCACGGCAAGCCGGACCCGGAGGCAGCCGTCCGGGATATTCCAGACGGCATCTTCACGGTGCTGCTGATGCATGAGCCGGATTACGCTGAGGTGGCGGAAGCGTATCCTTTTCACCTTCAGCTCTCAGGTCATAGCCATGGCGGTCAGATTCGTCTGCCGCTGCTCGGAGCGCCTTTCACGCCTTATGGATCTAAGAAATACATAGACGGCTTGTATCATACAGAGAATAAGGCGATGCCGGTGTATGTGAACAGGGGTTTTGGCGAGACAATGATGCCGCTGCGCTTCCTGTGCCGCCCGGAGCTTACCGTGCTGACTCTGCGCCGGGGGTAG
- a CDS encoding GNAT family N-acetyltransferase, with protein MSTYEMIMGMSLQGTMVELKNMASGDGALLKSLLSHPEVQPHIQLRHASNSRQGVLDKLVNRMLHGYDPGALHAGIYILGQPELIGSVSLQNWNRQEGQAVLGYMLNPLCWGRGYATEALGLLLAYGFRELGLKKVEGRCRGDNHRSAQVMLRNGLTLERTLPMADGSGDVMKVFTLLHK; from the coding sequence ATGAGCACTTATGAGATGATCATGGGGATGTCACTGCAAGGCACTATGGTGGAACTGAAGAATATGGCATCCGGCGACGGAGCGCTGCTGAAGTCGCTGCTCTCCCACCCGGAGGTACAGCCGCATATTCAGCTGCGCCATGCATCGAATTCCCGGCAGGGTGTGTTGGATAAGCTGGTGAACCGGATGCTGCATGGCTATGATCCCGGCGCACTGCATGCAGGAATCTATATCTTAGGCCAGCCGGAGCTGATCGGCTCAGTCTCCCTGCAGAACTGGAACCGGCAGGAGGGCCAGGCGGTGCTTGGCTATATGCTGAATCCTTTATGCTGGGGGCGCGGGTATGCGACTGAGGCACTGGGATTGCTGCTGGCCTACGGTTTCAGGGAACTTGGACTGAAGAAGGTCGAGGGGCGTTGCCGGGGGGATAATCACCGGTCCGCCCAGGTCATGCTGAGGAACGGCCTGACCCTGGAGCGGACTCTGCCGATGGCGGACGGCTCGGGCGATGTAATGAAAGTCTTCACATTGTTACACAAATGA
- a CDS encoding NADPH-dependent oxidoreductase — MIRLLMNHRSFRNYSGQEVEPWKLKTIIEAAQAAPSWVNGQQVSMIAVRSGERRQQLSALSGNQKHVAEAPVFLVFCMDFHRAKLAAELEGQPFETAADIDALLVGATDVGIALSNAVAAAESLGLGIIPIGGVRRNTAGVIELLQLPEYVFPVVGLCIGYPAGEQPKGSRLPIAAVYHEEVYNPDQKSLIEEYNETHRELLKSQGLTERSWTSMIARFYALNPQYGDSQRTLKQQGFTCENLNKE; from the coding sequence GTGATTAGATTACTTATGAACCACCGTTCGTTCCGGAACTACAGCGGGCAGGAGGTGGAGCCCTGGAAGCTGAAGACGATTATTGAGGCAGCCCAGGCGGCACCCTCTTGGGTGAACGGCCAACAGGTATCGATGATAGCGGTACGCAGCGGGGAACGCAGACAGCAGCTGTCGGCGCTGAGCGGCAACCAGAAGCATGTGGCGGAAGCGCCGGTATTTCTGGTGTTCTGCATGGACTTTCACCGGGCCAAGCTTGCGGCGGAGCTGGAAGGCCAGCCGTTTGAAACGGCTGCGGATATAGACGCGCTGCTCGTTGGGGCCACGGATGTCGGCATTGCACTATCGAACGCAGTAGCTGCCGCCGAGTCGCTGGGACTGGGGATTATCCCGATTGGGGGCGTGCGCCGCAACACGGCAGGGGTGATTGAACTGCTGCAGCTGCCAGAGTATGTATTCCCGGTGGTTGGTCTCTGCATCGGCTATCCGGCGGGAGAACAGCCGAAGGGTTCACGCCTGCCTATAGCAGCTGTGTACCATGAAGAGGTCTATAACCCGGATCAGAAGAGTCTGATCGAAGAATATAATGAGACCCACCGGGAGTTGCTTAAGTCTCAAGGGCTGACGGAGCGGAGCTGGACCAGCATGATTGCCCGCTTCTACGCTCTGAATCCGCAGTATGGGGACTCCCAGCGTACGCTGAAGCAGCAGGGCTTCACCTGTGAGAATCTGAATAAGGAATAA